Part of the Pseudobdellovibrionaceae bacterium genome is shown below.
GGTTAATGGCATAAAACAAACTCCCCTTGTCTTCGCCCTTATAGGTTTTAAAAACTTCTAAGTGTCGCAAAACCGTGGGCCGCATCTCCATTCGCTTTTGCAGCTGCCGCTCATCGAAGGTCGAGAGAGTTTTTAACACTTCGGGGCCTTGCATGTACTGGGCATAGGCCACCAAGCGCTTGGCACTTTCTGGCAGCCGCTGAAACCTTTCAGGCACCTGTTCGAAATCATGCACTGTTATGGTCTTGGCTGCCGCCCCTATTTCTTTCAATAGTGTGGATTTCTGCTGGGACGATAGCACCACTTCGGCGGGGCTTAGTACGGCCTGGAGTTTTGTCACATCATCTTTTCGCCGAAGACGAAAATAGAACGCCTCCCCCGTGGAGGCTTCCAGAAAACTCATGGTTTTTTCATCGTAACTACAAAGGTAGTTGGCCGAGAGTTGATCAAGCGTATCTGGATCATACACCATGCCGGGACTCAAGATACGAGTCACGGCCCGTTTCACTATACCCACGGCCAGCTTTGGATCTTCAATCTGATCGCAAATGGCAACCTTGTGACCGGCGGCCAACAACTTCCCAATGGGGCCTGCCACGCTGTGATGGGGCATTCCACACATGGGCGTTTCATCCCCGGATTTTTTGTTTCGAGATGTGAGTGCAATGTTTAATAGGGGTGCAGCCGTTACGGCATCATCATAAAAAATTTCAAAAAAATCCCCCATACGAAACAGCAATATTTTATCTTGGTGCTGAGATTTAATCTCCCAATACTGCTCCATCAAGGGAGTGAGCTTTTTACCCATTGCAACCCCTCACGTTTTAGCGGCGCCCACCCTTTGGTAATGCGGCGCAAAGACAGTACAATGGCGGATCCAATATTGTCTAGCTCGGACGCGGGAGGCTACCCCGCAGATTTAGAACGAGAGGGGGCACTCGCCGGTGACAATTTCTGGGGCTCATGCTGAATATCTAACAGCCAAACCCATTCCAACGGGCGCTGACCCTGGCATGGGTTGTGCTTATTTGGCCCCCTATGAGGCCAATGATTTTAATAGCCATTTTGGTATCTATGTGGGGTCAGATTGCCTTTTCAGCAACTCCGCTCCCTTTTGGAGATGACCACATTCGCCTTTCGCAAGTGGCTACCGACTTCGTCTATCAAAAGCCGGCAGTGCCCCGACGCAATTTATGTAGGACCCTTCTGGCCCATTCGGCTTCTGTTCCTGGCTCGAATGGGACAATGATCTATTCGGCGCCAGACCTTTCTGCTTTCTTTTCCAATCACCGCGATTTTATCGAACCTCAAGATTTAAACACCCTTCGCAGTTATTTCGATCGAAATGATTTCACAAACATCAAAGTAGATGCCGGAGTCCATCACTTAAAATTTGCCATAGTGCCGTTTAAAAATCGACTTATACAGATGGTGACCACGAGCGTGGAGTCGGAATTTCGCGGTGACAACAAAGACTCCTCTCAAAGAATTATGAAAGTGCTGGATCTTCGCGTGGTCTCCATGGACGATCCAAAGCAAGCAAAAAAAATTCGCTACTTCTTTGACCTCATGTATGAAAATCTAAAAGTTCGATTCACAGAGACCCACGCCACCCGCCCTCACTTTTCAAGCTCTTCGACGACGGGTCTTCCGTTTGAACGGGGCCGCGACAGTCACTATCACCAACTTTTTATTGTGGAACCATCTTCGGCCTTTTCCCAAGAGTATTTGTCTATTAACGGTAGTGCCCTGTTGCGCATTCGCCACACGCTGGGCATTTCCAACTCCGACCTGCGCGCCGCATTTTCAGACTACCAAGCCAAAAACCCAGATGGCGCCGCCTTTACGGTGCAAAGCGAATCCAACAGCGGACGAATCACCTATTGGTTTTTAAAAGAAATCAACGGCGAAGTTTATAAAATTTTGCTCGGTGAAAAACCGAGAGTCCGATCCTCCGTGAACCAGCACTGGAAAATCATCGACATCATGCCCGCAAGCCTAAAAGCCCTGCTGCAATTCGAAGCCACCCGACCGTAAAAAAAGTCATCTCAACCTTCAGAACTAGACAGCAAAGTTCCTTCACAGATTCAAACTACGCACATTTTTTATATATTTCGAAACCACGACAGAAAATCTCTCCAATGCAAACAAGTCACAGAGCCTGACTTAAGTGCCTGCTTGTCATTTGAGACATAGAAAATTGATTTTAGGTTTTTTACGATCTCAATTAAATCTGTTGGGTTTCTAGACAAGCGTTCCTCAAGATCGGGATCAAGAGGGTCAAGAATCACTCCGTTGTTGCCTAAAAACTGATCCCTGACAAAGGTGGACTTACCCGCCCCTCTCGCTCCGAACAAAAAAAGCTTCGTGATTTTGATGGGTTAGCTAGTCTCTTGACCATACTCCCAAATTCTATGGGATTTTGGGAGTATGGATTGGGTCGCCTCATTTCGAGACAACCACGAATTATTGGGGCCACACCATCACGATCGTAATTCGCATCGTATTCGTTTTAGCTGTTTTTCGGAACGCCAAAATCCCGAAAGTAAGCCCTTAAAATAACTCGCAACTCTCATTTTGAGGCAATTTGTAACCACAGTTTGTTAACGCACTTCGAGGCGCCCCAAATAAATTTAAAAGTGCGATTTTTTTGCCTTTGGATACTTCAGAAACTGGACCTTTCCGCCGATAGGAATTCATCTTTATTATGAATGGCGTTTTTCCGGGAGATGCATGAGAAAGCTACACCTTTTATTTATTTTTCTAACAAGTGTAATGGTGACATGGACCACGGGTTGTCAGCTTGCGGATAATCGCATCAACGGGCAGTTCAAAGACAACTCAACGACGCCACCGCTTCCACCATCTCCGCCCGCAATCACACCCGACAACTACGCGGGTTCAGACCCCACATTTTTTGGTCATGGTACAGAATCTGACCCGTACGTTCTAGTAACGGCCGCGCAACTAGATGCCTTGGGTGCAGACAACTCCCTTTGGGACAAATTCTTTGTATTAGGGCGCGATATTGACTTGGGCGATTTAGGAGCCAGTACATTTCATCGCATCGGCAATGACACCACTGCTTTTACTGGCCAACTCAATGGCCAAGACTTTTCCATTAAAAACTATGTACTGACAATTGACGGGACTGACAACGTCGGCCTTTTCGGCAAAACCTCAGGCGCCACTTTACAAAACATTCATATCGAAGACTTCACCATCGATGCTGGAGGTGGCAATGTAGTCGGTGCCCTTGTTGGGTTGGCCGACACAGGCTCCAGTCTTATCCGCATTCAACTCAGCGGAGTACATATCACCGGTAGTGGCGACGACTACGGAGGAATGGTCGGCATCATTGATGGAAATGTGTTTAATTCACAAATCGATAGTACAAGCTCAGTGACAAGTACGGGTGATCGAATCGGGGGCCTTGTCGGTTACGGGAAGCCCACGTGTGGCAAGTTTTTCTATGTTTCTGAGGGAGTGTCGTATGCCACGGTGTCTGGAGGTGATGGTGTTGGAGGATTGATCGGGCGGGCCGGATACTATTGCGCTAGCAGCGGTTACGATTACCATGTCACGCTCTCTGCGGCCCATGGCCCCGTAACTGCCACATCAACGGCTGGAGGACTTGTCGGCAATAGCAATGATGCTTTAATAGCAAATAGTCATGCTACGGGCGACGTGACATCTTCGGGTGCCAATGTGGGTGGATTGCTTGGATATGGACAACGGCCGTGGGTGGGTACAACAGTATATGCTTCGTGGGCCACGGGCAATGTGAGTGGAACTGTACAAGTAGGCGGCCTTGTGGGCTATGCCGATGGTTATATTCGCTATTCTTACTCCACAGGGGATGTGGAAGGCGATGAGTATGTGGGTGGCGTGATTGGGCATTCCTCTCTAGATGGACTCATTTATGTGTACGCGCTGGGCACAGTCACAAACCACGTGAATCGGGCCGGTGGTATCGCCGGATACGTCGCAAACGCTACTATTCGGGACAGTTTTTTCGCCGGGCAAACCAATTTTACCGGAGCCGAACAAGGCGGCATCGCCGGCGGGCACTTTAGCTCAGGAGTCATTGAACGCACATTTTGGGATAAAGAATTAAGTGGCATCACCAATATGTGCGGCTTTGCCACAGCCTCTTGTATTAATACTTTTGGTAAAACCACATCTGAAATGAAAACATCTACAACTTTTAGCGGCCCCTACCCCAATGAATGGGCCTTTGCCTCAGTGGTTGGCGACAATCAAGCGTTCTGGCGCATTGATGCGAGTGAGTATCCACGGTTTGCCTGGGTTGATTTCAATCCGTTTGCTGGAGGATCCGGCACCACCAATGACCCGTACTTAATTGCAACAGCTGATCAGTTTAACAGTGTTGGAACAAATATTTTATTTAATGGCATGAATTTTAGAATCACTGCGGACATTGATTTCACATTGCTTTCTGAGCCCTATCTGCCATGGGAAGGATTCAATGGTTCCGTGGATGGACAAAACCATATTTTGAGCCACCTCACTCATGTTACCATAGGCAACAACGCCCTCATTGGCTCATCCAGTACCTACGTCAGAAACAAACCCATGTTTGTAAAAGATTTGAACGTTGAAAACTTCAACCTCTCAGGTGCAACCGGTGGTTCTCACGCCGGTGCTGTCTTTGGTCAAAATGGTGGCGGCCCCGTTCGGTTATTCAACGTGCACCTTCGCAACTCCTCTATTGCGGGCGGAAACTACGTGGGAGGCCTATGTGGATCCTGCATCACCGTTATGGACAGCTCGGTAGAAAACACTTCTATCTCTGGCTCAAATATTGTAGGTGGAGCCGCTGGGCACTCCGCAGAAATTCATCGAGTTACAGTGGATTCAACCAGTACCGTCACGGGGAGCTTCGCGGCCGTCGGCGGAATCCTTGGCCAGAATGGGTTTCTCAATCAAAACTATAATTTTCTCGAAAAAGCTGGCGTCCATCAATCTCGTGCTGAAGCCGATGTCTCAGGAGACAGCCAGGTGGGTGGCCTTGTTGGTAGCCTTGCCTCATTTGCCACAATAATCGCATCCGCATCGAGTGCTACAGGCAGCGTGACGGCGACCACGTCGACGGCTGGAGGCCTTGTGGGTGTCGCCAGAGGTCCCATCGAAAACTGTTTTGCCACAGGAAATGTCAGCAGCCCCAATAAAGCCGGTGGACTCATCGGTGACCTCAATGCGGCACTGACGCTGACGAACACATATTCCTTGGGCGTGGTCACGGGCGCGGGATCCAAAGGTGGATTGATCGGAGCAGAAAGTGGCCAAACCGCCACTTATTCAAGCAACTATTGGAACAACGAAGATAACCCTTCACTGAACGACCGCAGCGAAGGCGATCTAGGTAATACGGCGCAAATCGCGAAAAAGGCCAAGGCTGAACTTAAACAGCAATCCACATTTGTGAACTGGAACTTTATAGACATTTGGTCGATTAATGAAACTGTCAGTTATCCGGAGTTGCGATGAGAATACGAAGTAGCCTCGTGGCGAAAACTCTTTTGCTGATTTTTCTCACAGGTATGACAAACTGCCAGCTTGCGGATAATTCAATAAAAGGCAGCATTCAACAGACTTCCCATCTGCCCCATGTTGTCAATCACGCGCCGGTTTTAGATCCCATCGGTGATGTTCTTGGTCAAGTGGTGGGCACTGCCATCCCTGTCATTGATGCTGCAAGTTCGGGTTATGACGTGGACTCCGACGGCGACGCGCTCACCTACTCGTGTTTTTATGACATGGTCGTTGATGGTGTTGTCTCAAATACGAATTCCTGCTCAGATATTATTGGGTTTTCCTTTGACACCGCAACCGGAGTAATTGACTGGGTTCCTGGATTTTCCATGGTGGGCGACATTGAGCTTAAGATCATTGCCTCTGATGGTGAACTTGATGATTCAGAAGTTTTTAAAGTGGAAGTGGCCAACACGGTGCAGGCATTTACTAGCACCTGGCAGATCGCCACAAATGGTGAAACATTAACTATCCCACTGGTTGATGGTTTTAACTACGATTTCGAAATTGATTGGGGTGATTTGAGTCAGGACCATATCACTGCGTGGGATGATCCGGCTATGTCGCACGTCTACGCTACTTCAGGTGTGTATACCGTAACCATCAAAGGCATAGTGGAGGCGTGGCGACTTCTAGGTGCCGCCCACAGAACTAAACTGTTGACCGTGCCTGAGCTGGGGGCCGTGGGGTGGCGAAACCTAAGCCATGCATTTGCAGACTGTACTAATTTGACCTCCTTCAACGGGGGCGAAACGTCAATGGTGACCAGTATGTCGGGTATGTTTTTCAATTCTGCCTCTGTGACACCCGACACATCTACCTGGGACACCAGTCAAGTGACGGACATGTCAGGTATGTTCGAATATGCAACGGCGGCAAACCCCGACACATCGGGTTGGGATACGAGCCAAGTGACAAGCATGGTAACAATGTTTAGGTTCGCGTCCAACGCGACCCCAGACACTACGAATTGGGACACTTCAAATGTGGAGTCCATGTCCTATATGTTTTCTTATGCCTTTCTGTCCACACCCAACACGGCAAACTGGAACACATCCAAAGTTACATT
Proteins encoded:
- a CDS encoding DUF285 domain-containing protein, with protein sequence MRIRSSLVAKTLLLIFLTGMTNCQLADNSIKGSIQQTSHLPHVVNHAPVLDPIGDVLGQVVGTAIPVIDAASSGYDVDSDGDALTYSCFYDMVVDGVVSNTNSCSDIIGFSFDTATGVIDWVPGFSMVGDIELKIIASDGELDDSEVFKVEVANTVQAFTSTWQIATNGETLTIPLVDGFNYDFEIDWGDLSQDHITAWDDPAMSHVYATSGVYTVTIKGIVEAWRLLGAAHRTKLLTVPELGAVGWRNLSHAFADCTNLTSFNGGETSMVTSMSGMFFNSASVTPDTSTWDTSQVTDMSGMFEYATAANPDTSGWDTSQVTSMVTMFRFASNATPDTTNWDTSNVESMSYMFSYAFLSTPNTANWNTSKVTLMNYMFDNTTNANPVTTNWDTSQVTNMRGMFQYAASANPDTSSWNTSNVNDMSRMFYGATVAIPDTSQWDTSGVSNMDSMFYFASAANPDTSNWNTANVTTMFRMFRLSPNVDPIFTSWDFTKVVDYTQFLNATTISTTNYSNLLIRIEATSPYNSIILDGGGAKYNTSAATARANLIGRGWTITDGGAE